One genomic segment of Tubulanus polymorphus chromosome 4, tnTubPoly1.2, whole genome shotgun sequence includes these proteins:
- the LOC141904097 gene encoding uncharacterized protein LOC141904097 isoform X9, producing MTEDKSTEVISAPAPTEIQSPVFNEALKPEADELTPAEEASPISMVTPAKLEALTEEKPTEVISAPEPKQIQSPVADEVIKPEAEEPSPEQVLSPISEVTPSVPEVLTEGKPTEVISAPEPKEIQSPVSDEVLESEAEEPSPEEVLSPLSEATPSVTAVLTEGKPTEVISAPEPKEIQSAVSKDVSKPEAGELTPGEEALPIIEVTSGEPEALTEKKPTEVISAPDPKEIQSPVSDEVLEPQAEELSPEQVPSPLSEVTPSEPEVLIKDKPTQGIAIPEPKEIESPVSEDISKTKDEEPSPEENMSQLSEVTPGEPEALTQDKLTEVISAPEPEEIQFLVSDEVLEPEAEELSPEQVPSPKSEVTPIEPEVLTEDKPTEVISAPEPEEIESPVSAEDVSKPEADKLTPAEGPSPLSEVTPSEPEDLSEDKPTEVISAPEPKQIQSSVSDELLEPEAEERSPEQVLSPLSQVTPSVPEALTEDKPTEVISAPAPKWIQSVVSEDVLKQLADELTPGEEASPITEVTPGEPEALTEEKPTEVISAPDPKEIQSPVSDEVLEPEAEEPSPEEDTFQLSEVTPGEHEALTEDKPTEVISAPEPKEIQSLVSEEVLEPEAEELSPEQVPSPISEVTPIKPEVLTEDKPTEVISAPEPEEIESPVSAEVVSKPEADELTPAKVLSPLTEVTPSEPEALTEDKPTEVISAPEPKEIQSPISEDISETEAHEPPPEEDMSQLSEVTPGEPEALTEDNRTEVISTPDPKEIQSPVSDEVLEPEAEEPSPEQVPSPLSEFTHSEPEVLIEDKQTQVIAIPEPKEIETPISEDVSKTEAEEPSPEEDTFQLSEVTPGEHDALTEDKPTEVISAPEPKEIPSLVSDEVLEPEAEEPSPEQVPSPLSEFTHSEPEEAKEPSPEEDTFQLSEVTPGEHEALTEDKPTEVISAPEPEEIESPVSAEDVSKPEADELTPAKVLSPLSEVTRSEPEALTEDKPTEVISAPEPKEIKSPISEDISETEAHEPSPEEDMSQLSEVTPGEPEALTEENRTEVISAPDPKEIQSPVSDVVLEPEAEEPSPEQVPSPLSVFTHSEPEVLIEDKQKQVIAIPEPKEIETPISEDVSKTEAEEPSPEEDTFQLSEVTPGEHDALTEDKPTEVISAPEPKEIQSLVSDEVLEPEAEEPSPEQVPSPLSEFTHSEPEEAKEPSPEEDTFQLSEVTPGEHDALTEDKPTEVISAPEPKDIQSLVSDEVLEPEAEEPSPEKVPSPISEVTPIEPEVLTEDKPTEFISAPEPEEIESPVSAEDVSKPEADELTPAEVPSPLSEVTPSKHEALTEDKPTEVISAPEPKQIQSPVADEVLEPGAEEPSPDEVLSPLSEGTPSVPEDLTEGKPAEVILAPEPKEIQSPVSDEVLKPEAEEPSPEQVPSPISEVTPSEPEVLIEDKPTQVIVIIPEPKVIESPISEEISETEAHGPSPEEDKSQLSEVTPGEPEALTEDKPTEVISAPEPTRIQSPMSNEVLEPEAEEPSPEEVLSPLSEGTPSIPEVLTEDKPTEVISAPEPKEIQSLLSDEILQSEVEEPSFEQVPSPISEVTPGEPKALTEDKPTEVISAPEPKEIQSAVSEDVSKPEADELTPGEEASPIIKVIPGEPEALTEEKPTDFLSAPDPKEIQSPISEDLSITEADALTPAEIPSPLSKVTPREPEALSEDEPTEVLSAPELKQIQSPFSDEVLEPEAEEPSPEHVSSPISEVTPSELEVLTEDKPIAVVSAPEPEEIESRVSAEDVSKQEADELTPAKVLSPLSEVTPSEPEALTEDEPSEVISAPEPKQIQSLVSDEELKPEADELTPGEEESPIIEITPGEPEPLTEDKPTEIISAPEPKEIQSPVSDKVLKPEVTPGEHDALTEDKPTEVISAPEPKDIQSLVSDEVLEPEAEEPSPEKVPSPISEVTPIEPEVLTEEKPTEVISAPEPEEIESPVSAEDVSKPEADVLTPAEVPFPLSEVTPSEHEVLTEYKPTEVISAPEPKQIQSPVADEVLEPGAEEPSPDEVISPLSEGTPSVPEDLTEGKPAEVILAPEPKEIQYPVSDEVLKPEAEEPSPEHVPSPISEVTPSEPEVLIEDKPTPGIAIPEPEEIESPVSEDISKTKAEEPSPEKNMSQISEVTPGEPEALTQDKLTEVISAPEPKKIQSLVSDEVLEPVAEELSPEQVPSPISEVTPIEPEVLTEDKPTEVISAPEPKEIQTPVSDEVLDPEAEEPSPEQVPSPLSEVTPSEAKVLTEDKPTQVISAPEPKKIESPVSAEDVSKQEVDELTPAEEASPISVVTPVEPGPLTEDKPTEVISAPEPKEIQSAVSEDVSKQEADELTPVKVLSPFSEVTPSEPKVIESPVSEDIPKTEVEEPSPQLSEVTLGEPEALTKDKPTEVIIAPEPKDYQSPVLDEVLESQAEDPSPEEVLSPLPEITPCKPEVLTEDKHAEVIIAPEPKEIQSPVSDEVLKHEAEEPSPEQVPSPISEVTPVEPEALTEKKPTEVILAPESKEIQSPVSDEVLIPEVEEPPPEQVISSLSEVTPSEPESFTDDKPTEVISPHQPKKIQSPVSEDVTKPPPDTKPTDRDKLIYDTDSLEIPAVDHTEEVIIAKNDTLKCVTTVELAVEVNDVQEQPKHVAGVNIMLVSTEPKDHDSTKSHFRSSFYRNVEEFDEIHICVPYPEHYATEISLIPFINVMSEIPQRHISELVLTQTDADAPSVDHSEETRSISRTSIDLSVTSSVSPSSEKSSPIDSIPLQPSDSVTVMKSELHAPRLTVEKVVLSSCTSESDSTETESLIEPLRITHNIDHSERFVQTSRSTIYVPEKKRQTLTTYSNLLYEISPDQLPQTERSEAGLKVALEQITVHPGLQKVIGAERGESDIIVAGSGVLRTSLPKESLAHIVQCIQTSPQEHIKSDHSTRIHSSAHPKPTVQRSAQYSGEAGIFFSHHERDMELTEAYYSWGRELVIQEGSTYNTRDIVTDTEYTDVVECERSENVIVSEPKTGLIQIDETIMAESELERRKSLAFLVDKYNKSGEYSVNGQKSSDSQLDVNIEASSISVGESQTFPDHESCDKENDSKPAKEKSQKKKKKHVEQVAGSSSPAMHDDTGFDQDTIGAEDEEAVAGETETTHVKMKKKVHKKTVVRDDGCEETYIHEDTHISSDNEGPDELRDSIQEIIGNFMDTKGDFRQGQQSNDNNKTQ from the exons ATGACTGAAGACAAATCAACAGAGGTTATATCAGCACCTGCGCCAACAGAGATTCAATCTCCTGTTTTCAATGAGGCATTAAAACCTGAGGCTGATGAGCTTACTCCAGCAGAGGAAGCATCTCCAATATCCATGGTCACCCCTGCTAAACTTGAAGCTTTGACCGAAGAAAAACCAACAGAGGTTATATCAGCACCTGAGCCAAAACAGATTCAATCTCCTGTCGCAGATGAGGTAATAAAACCTGAGGCAGAAGAGCCTTCACCTGAACAGGTACTATCTCCAATATCTGAGGTTACTCCTAGTGTACCTGAGGTTTTGACTGAAGGCAAACCAACAGAGGTCATATCAGCACCTGAGCCAAAAGAGATTCAATCTCCTGTGTCGGATGAGGTATTGGAATCAGAGGCTGAAGAGCCATCACCTGAAGAGGTATTATCTCCACTATCTGAGGCCACCCCCAGTGTAACTGCAGTTTTGACTGAAGGCAAACCAACAGAGGTCATATCAGCACCTGAGCCTAAAGAGATTCAATCTGCTGTCTCAAAGGATGTTTCAAAACCTGAGGCTGGTGAGCTTACCCCTGGGGAGGAAGCATTACCAATTATTGAGGTTACCTCTGGTGAACCTGAAGCTTTGACTGAAAagaaaccaacagaagtcatATCAGCACCTGATCCAAAGGAGATTCAATCTCCTGTGTCAGATGAGGTATTAGAACCTCAGGCTGAAGAGTTATCACCCGAACAGGTACCATCTCCACTCTCCGAGGTGACCCCTAGTGAACCCGAAGTTTTGATCAAAGACAAACCAACGCAGGGTATAGCAATACCTGAGCCAAAGGAGATTGAATCTCCTGTCTCAGAGGATATATCCAAAACTAAGGATGAAGAGCCTTCACCTGAAGAAAATATGTCTCAACTATCTGAGGTGACCCCTGGTGAACCTGAAGCTTTGACTCAAGATAAACTAACAGAGGTCATATCAGCACCTGAGCCAGAGGAGATTCAATTTCTTGTGTCGGATGAGGTATTGGAACCTGAGGCTGAAGAGCTATCGCCAGAACAGGTACCATCTCCAAAATCTGAGGTTACCCCTATTGAACCTGAAGTTTTGACTGAAGACAAACCAACAGAGGTCATATCAGCACCTGAGCCAGAGGAGATTGAATCCCCTGTCTCGGCAGAGGATGTTTCAAAGCCTGAGGCTGATAAGCTTACTCCTGCAGAGGGACCATCTCCATTATCTGAGGTTACCCCTAGTGAACCTGAAGATTTGAGTGAAGACAAACCAACTGAGGTTATATCAGCACCTGAGCCAAAACAGATTCAATCTTCTGTCTCAGATGAGTTATTGGAACCTGAGGCTGAAGAGCGATCACCTGAACAGGTATTATCTCCACTATCTCAGGTTACCCCTAGTGTACCTGAAGCCTTGACTGAAGACAAACCAACAGAGGTCATATCAGCACCTGCGCCaaaatggattcaatctgTTGTCTCAGAGGATGTTTTAAAACAGTTGGCTGATGAGCTTACTCCTGGGGAGGAAGCATCACCAATTACTGAGGTTACCCCTGGTGAACCTGAAGCTTTGACTGAAGAGAAACCAACAGAGGTCATATCAGCACCTGATCCAAAGGAGATTCAATCTCCTGTGTCAGATGAGGTATTAGAACCTGAGGCAGAAGAGCCTTCACCTGAAGAAGATACGTTTCAACTATCTGAGGTGACCCCTGGTGAACATGAAGCTTTgactgaagataaaccaactGAGGTCATATCAGCACCTGAGCCAAAAGAGATTCAATCTCTTGTGTCGGAAGAGGTATTGGAACCTGAGGCTGAAGAGCTATCACCAGAACAGGTACCATCTCCAATATCTGAGGTTACCCCTATTAAACCTGAAGTTTTGACTGAAGACAAACCAACAGAGGTCATATCAGCACCTGAGCCAGAGGAGATTGAATCTCCTGTCTCGGCAGAGGTTGTTTCAAAGCCTGAGGCTGATGAGCTTACTCCTGCAAAGGTATTATCTCCATTAACCGAGGTTACCCCTAGTGAACCTGAAGCTTTGACTGAAGACAAACCAACTGAGGTTATATCAGCACCTGAGCCAAAAGAGATTCAATCTCCTATATCAGAGGATATATCTGAAACTGAGGCTCATGAGCCTCCACCTGAAGAAGATATGTCTCAACTATCTGAGGTGACCCCCGGTGAACCTGAAGCTTTGACTGAAGATAATCGAACAGAGGTCATATCAACACCTGATCCAAAGGAGATTCAATCTCCTGTGTCAGATGAGGTATTAGAACCTGAGGCTGAAGAGCCATCACCCGAACAGGTACCATCTCCACTCTCTGAGTTTACCCATAGTGAACCTGAAGTTTTGATTGAAGACAAACAGACGCAGGTTATAGCAATACCTGAGCCAAAGGAGATTGAAACTCCTATCTCAGAGGATGTATCTAAAACTGAGGCTGAAGAGCCTTCACCTGAAGAAGATACTTTTCAACTATCTGAGGTGACCCCTGGTGAACATGATGCTTTgactgaagataaaccaactGAGGTCATATCAGCACCTGAGCCAAAAGAAATTCCATCTCTTGTGTCGGATGAGGTATTGGAACCTGAGGCTGAAGAGCCATCACCCGAACAGGTACCATCTCCACTCTCTGAGTTTACCCATAGTGAACCTGAAGAGGCTAAGGAGCCTTCACCTGAAGAAGATACATTTCAACTATCTGAGGTGACCCCTGGTGAACATGAAGCTTTgactgaagataaaccaactGAGGTCATATCAGCACCTGAGCCAGAGGAGATTGAATCTCCTGTCTCGGCAGAGGATGTTTCAAAGCCTGAAGCTGATGAGCTTACTCCTGCAAAGGTATTATCTCCATTATCCGAGGTTACCCGTAGTGAACCTGAAGCTCTGACTGAAGACAAACCAACTGAGGTTATATCAGCACCTGAGCCAAAAGAGATTAAATCTCCTATATCAGAGGATATATCTGAAACTGAGGCTCATGAGCCTTCACCTGAAGAAGATATGTCTCAACTATCTGAGGTGACCCCCGGTGAACCTGAAGCTTTGACTGAAGAAAATCGAACAGAGGTCATATCAGCACCTGATCCAAAGGAGATTCAATCTCCTGTGTCAGATGTGGTTTTAGAACCTGAGGCTGAAGAGCCATCACCTGAACAGGTACCATCTCCACTCTCTGTGTTTACCCATAGTGAACCTGAAGTTTTGATTGAAGACAAACAGAAGCAGGTTATAGCAATACCTGAGCCAAAGGAGATTGAAACTCCTATCTCAGAGGACGTATCTAAAACTGAGGCTGAAGAGCCTTCGCCTGAAGAAGATACTTTTCAACTATCTGAGGTGACCCCTGGTGAACATGATGCTTTgactgaagataaaccaactGAGGTCATATCAGCACCTGAGCCAAAAGAAATTCAATCTCTTGTGTCGGATGAGGTATTGGAACCTGAGGCTGAAGAGCCATCACCCGAACAGGTACCATCTCCACTCTCTGAGTTTACCCATAGTGAACCTGAAGAGGCTAAGGAGCCTTCACCTGAAGAAGATACGTTTCAACTATCTGAGGTGACCCCTGGTGAACATGATGCTTTgactgaagataaaccaactGAGGTCATATCAGCACCTGAGCCAAAAGACATTCAATCTCTTGTGTCAGATGAGGTATTGGAACCTGAGGCTGAAGAGCCATCACCAGAAAAGGTACCATCTCCAATATCTGAGGTTACCCCTATTGAACCTGAAGTTTTGACTGAAGACAAACCAACAGAGTTCATATCAGCACCTGAGCCAGAGGAGATTGAATCTCCTGTCTCGGCAGAGGATGTTTCAAAGCCTGAGGCTGATGAGCTTACTCCTGCAGAGGTACCATCTCCATTATCTGAGGTTACCCCTAGCAAACATGAAGCTTTGACTGAAGACAAACCAACTGAGGTTATATCAGCACCTGAGCCAAAACAGATTCAATCTCCTGTCGCAGATGAGGTATTGGAACCTGGGGCTGAAGAGCCATCACCTGATGAGGTATTATCTCCGCTATCTGAGGGCACCCCTAGTGTACCTGAAGATTTGACTGAAGGCAAACCAGCAGAGGTCATATTAGCACCTGAGCCTAAAGAGATTCAATCTCCTGTGTCAGATGAGGTATTAAAACCTGAGGCTGAAGAGCCATCACCTGAACAGGTACCATCTCCAATATCTGAGGTTACCCCTAGTGAACCGGAAGTTTTGATCGAAGACAAACCAACGCAGGTTATAGTAATAATACCTGAGCCAAAGGTGATTGAATCTCCTATCTCAGAGGAAATATCTGAAACTGAGGCTCATGGGCCTTCACCTGAAGAAGATAAGTCTCAACTATCTGAGGTGACCCCTGGTGAACCTGAAGCATTgactgaagataaaccaactGAGGTCATATCAGCACCTGAGCCAACAAGGATTCAATCTCCCATGTCGAATGAGGTATTAGAACCTGAGGCTGAGGAGCCATCACCTGAAGAGGTGTTATCTCCACTATCTGAGGGGACACCTAGTATACCTGAGGTTTTGACTGAAGACAAACCAACAGAGGTCATATCAGCACCTGAGCCAAAAGAGATTCAATCACTTTTGTCAGATGAGATATTACAATCTGAGGTTGAAGAGCCATCATTTGAACAGGTACCATCTCCAATATCTGAGGTTACCCCTGGTGAACCTAAAGCTTTGACTGAAGACAAACCAACTGAGGTCATATCAGCTCCTGAGCCAAAAGAGATACAATCTGCTGTCTCGGAGGATGTTTCAAAACCTGAGGCAGATGAGCTTACTCCTGGGGAGGAAGCATCACCAATTATTAAGGTTATCCCTGGTGAACCTGAAGCTTTGACTGAAGAGAAACCAACAGATTTTCTATCAGCACCTGATCCAAAGGAGATTCAATCTCCTATCTCGGAAGATTTATCTATAACTGAGGCTGATGCGCTTACTCCTGCAGAGATACCATCTCCATTATCCAAGGTTACCCCTAGAGAACCTGAAGCTTTGAGTGAAGACGAACCAACTGAGGTTTTATCAGCACCTGAGCTAAAACAGATTCAATCTCCTTTCTCAGATGAGGTATTGGAACCTGAGGCTGAGGAGCCATCACCTGAACATGTATCATCGCCAATATCTGAGGTGACGCCTAGTGAACTTGAAGTTTTGACTGAAGACAAACCAATAGCGGTCGTATCAGCACCTGAGCCAGAGGAGATTGAATCTCGTGTCTCGGCAGAGGATGTTTCAAAACAGGAGGCTGATGAGCTTACTCCTGCAAAGGTATTATCTCCATTATCCGAGGTTACCCCTAGTGAACCTGAAGCTTTGACTGAAGACGAGCCATCTGAGGTTATATCAGCTCCTGAGCCAAAACAGATTCAATCTCTTGTCTCTGATGAGGAATTAAAACCTGAGGCTGATGAGCTTACTCCTGGGGAGGAAGAATCTCCAATTATTGAGATTACCCCTGGTGAACCTGAACCTTTgactgaagataaaccaacaGAGATTATATCAGCACCTGAGCCAAAAGAGATTCAATCTCCTGTCTCAGATAAGGTATTGAAACCTGAGGTGACCCCTGGTGAACATGATGCTTTgactgaagataaaccaactGAGGTCATATCAGCACCTGAGCCAAAAGACATTCAATCTCTTGTGTCAGATGAGGTATTGGAACCTGAGGCTGAAGAGCCATCACCAGAAAAGGTACCATCTCCAATATCTGAGGTTACCCCTATTGAACCTGAAGTTTTGACTGAAGAAAAACCAACAGAGGTCATATCAGCACCTGAGCCAGAGGAGATTGAATCTCCTGTCTCGGCAGAGGATGTTTCAAAGCCTGAGGCTGATGTGCTTACTCCTGCAGAGGTACCATTTCCATTATCTGAGGTTACCCCTAGCGAACATGAAGTTTTGACTGAATACAAACCAACTGAGGTTATATCAGCACCTGAGCCAAAACAGATTCAATCTCCTGTCGCAGATGAGGTATTGGAACCTGGGGCTGAAGAGCCATCACCTGATGAGGTAATATCTCCACTATCTGAGGGTACACCTAGTGTACCTGAAGATTTGACTGAAGGCAAACCAGCAGAGGTCATATTAGCACCTGAGCCTAAAGAGATTCAATATCCTGTGTCAGATGAGGTATTAAAACCTGAGGCTGAAGAGCCATCACCTGAACATGTACCATCTCCGATATCTGAGGTGACGCCTAGTGAACCCGAAGTTTTGATCGAAGACAAACCAACGCCGGGTATAGCAATACCTGAGCCAGAGGAGATTGAATCTCCTGTCTCAGAGGATATATCCAAAACTAAGGCTGAAGAGCCTTcacctgaaaaaaatatgtCTCAAATATCTGAGGTGACCCCTGGTGAACCTGAAGCTTTGACTCAAGATAAACTAACAGAGGTCATATCAGCACCTGAGCCAAAAAAGATTCAATCTCTTGTGTCGGATGAGGTATTGGAACCTGTGGCTGAAGAGCTATCGCCAGAACAGGTACCATCTCCAATATCTGAGGTTACCCCTATTGAACCTGAAGTTTTGACTGAAGACAAACCAACAGAGGTCATATCAGCACCTGAGCCAAAAGAGATTCAAACTCCTGTGTCAGATGAGGTTTTAGATCCTGAGGCTGAAGAGCCATCACCTGAACAGGTACCATCTCCACTCTCTGAGGTTACCCCTAGTGAAGCTAAAGTTTTGACTGAAGACAAACCAACACAGGTTATATCAGCACCTGAGCCAAAAAAGATTGAATCTCCTGTGTCAGCAGAGGATGTATCAAAACAGGAAGTGGATGAGCTTACTCCTGCAGAGGAAGCATCTCCAATATCTGTGGTCACCCCTGTTGAACCTGGACCTTTGACTGAAGACAAACCAACTGAGGTTATATCAGCACCCGAGCCAAAAGAGATTCAATCGGCTGTCTCAGAGGATGTTTCAAAACAGGAGGCTGATGAGCTTACTCCTGTCAAGGTATTATCTCCATTTTCTGAGGTTACCCCTAGCGAACCAAAGGTGATTGAATCTCCTGTCTCAGAGGATATACCTAAAACTGAGGTTGAAGAGCCTTCACCTCAACTATCTGAGGTAACCCTTGGTGAACCTGAAGCTTTAACTAAAGATAAACCTACTGAGGTTATAATAGCGCCTGAGCCTAAAGATTATCAATCTCCTGTGTTGGATGAGGTATTAGAATCTCAGGCTGAAGATCCATCACCTGAAGAGGTGTTATCTCCACTACCTGAGATCACCCCTTGTAAACCTGAAGTTTTGACTGAAGACAAACATGCAGAGGTTATAATAGCACCTGAGCCAAAGGAGATTCAATCTCCTGTGTCAGATGAGGTGTTAAAACATGAAGCTGAAGAGCCATCACCTGAACAGGTACCATCTCCAATATCTGAGGTTACCCCTGTTGAACCTGAAGCTTTGACTGAAAAGAAACCAACAGAGGTTATATTAGCACCCGAGTCAAAAGAAATTCAATCTCCTGTCTCAGATGAGGTATTAATACCTGAGGTGGAAGAGCCTCCGCCTGAACAGGTAATATCCTCATTATCTGAGGTCACCCCTAGTGAGCCTGAAAGTTTCACTGACGACAAACCAACCGAGGTGATATCACCACATCAGCCAAAAAAGATTCAATCTCCTGTCTCAGAGGATGTAACAAAACCACCACCAGACACCAAACCTACTGACCGAGATAAGTTAATTTACGATACAGATTCTTTGGAGATCCCCGCTGTAGACCACACTGAAGAGGTTATCATAGCTAAAAATGATACTCTGAAATGCGTTACTACTGTGGAATTAGCTGTGGAAGTCAATGATGTCCAAGAGCAACCCAAACATGTTGCTGGAGTCAACATTATGCTTGTCAGCACTGAGCCCAAAGATCATGATTCCACAAAATCTCATTTTAGGTCATCATTTTATCGAAATGTAGaggaatttgatgaaatacacATATGTGTTCCCTACCCTGAACATTATGCAACTGAAATTTCGTTAATTCCATTTATAAATGTGATGTCTGAGATTCCTCAGAGACATATCAGTGAATTAGTTCTTACACAGACCGATGCTGATGCACCATCTGTAGATCATAGTGAGGAAACAAGAAGCATATCACGGACCAGTATTGATCTCTCTGTCACATCCTCAGTATCTCCATCCTCTGAAAAGTCTAGTCCGATTGACAGTATTCCATTACAGCCATCAGATTCAGTGACAGTTATGAAATCTGAACTCCATGCACCacgtttaacagttgaaaaggTTGTACTATCTAGTTGCACTAGTGAAAGTGACTCCACTGAAACTGAAAGCCTCATTGAGCCTCTTAGGATAACTCATAATATTGATCATTCTGAAAGATTTGTTCAAACATCACGTTCCACTATATATGTTCCAGAAAAAAAGCGACAAACTTTGACCACCTACAGCAACCTCCTCTATGAAATCTCACCCGACCAACTTCCCCAGACAGAGAGATCAGAGGCTGGACTGAAGGTAGCATTAGAACAAATAACTGTTCATCCAGGATTACAAAAAGTCATCGGAGCAGAGAGGGGAGAGTCTGATATCATAGTTGCTGGATCTGGTGTTCTGAGAACTAGTTTACCAAAAGAGTCTTTAGCTCATATTGTGCAATGTATTCAAACCTCACCACAAGAACATATAAAATCTGATCACTCTACTCGCATACACTCCTCTGCACATCCAAAACCAACGGTCCAACGTTCAGCCCAGTACTCTGGAGAAGCGGGCATATTCTTCTCTCATCATGAGCGCGATATGGAACTAACTGAGGCGTATTATTCCTGGGGTAGAGAACTTGTGATACAAGAAGGTTCAACGTATAACACTCGTGATATTGTAACCGATACGGAATATACTGATGTTGTTGAATGTGAACGTTCCGAAAATGTAATTGTGTCTGAGCCAAAAACTGGTCTCATTCAAATCGATGAAACTATTATGGCTGAGTCCGAATTAGAGCGTCGGAAATCATTGGCATTTCTTGTCGATAAATACAATAAGTCTGGTGAATACAGTGTCAATGGACAAAAAAGTTCTGATTCTCAGTTAGATGTTAATATCGAGGCCTCTTCAATATCTGTGGGTGAGAGTCAGACATTCCCAGACCATGAATCTTGTGATAAAGAAAACGATTCCAAACCTGCTAAGGAAAAGTcacagaaaaagaagaaaaaacatGTCGAGCAGGTGGCTGGATCTAGTAGTCCAG CCATGCATGATGACACGGGATTCGATCAAGATACTATCGGTGCTGAAG